A window from Candidatus Polarisedimenticolia bacterium encodes these proteins:
- the rplJ gene encoding 50S ribosomal protein L10: MNRAEKEKHVESLRQELQGVQSVFLFGYRGLTVNQVTDLRARIRKTSSTYRVLKNRLAGRALEETPLAPLRQHLRGPLALTYHPQEPIALVKVLTEFAKENPALEFKAGLLEGRPLSVADLGNLASLPGRETLVARFAGLLTAPLASFQRALLSPLRDFASVLDQIAKNKQTG; this comes from the coding sequence GTGAACCGCGCTGAGAAAGAGAAGCACGTGGAAAGCCTGCGCCAGGAGCTGCAGGGGGTCCAGAGCGTCTTCCTCTTCGGCTATCGGGGCCTGACGGTGAATCAGGTCACCGATCTTCGGGCCCGGATCCGCAAGACCTCCTCGACCTACCGGGTGCTCAAGAACCGGCTGGCGGGCAGAGCCCTCGAGGAGACGCCGCTCGCGCCGCTGCGCCAGCACCTTCGCGGCCCCCTGGCCCTCACGTACCATCCCCAGGAGCCGATCGCGCTCGTGAAGGTGCTCACCGAGTTCGCCAAGGAGAATCCGGCGCTCGAGTTCAAGGCGGGCCTTCTGGAGGGCCGGCCCTTGAGCGTGGCGGATCTCGGCAATCTGGCGAGCCTTCCGGGCCGCGAAACGCTCGTCGCCCGGTTCGCGGGACTCCTCACCGCGCCGCTGGCGTCGTTCCAGAGAGCGCTGCTTTCCCCCCTGAGGGATTTCGCCTCCGTATTGGATCAGATCGCCAAGAACAAGCAGACCGGCTGA